The Myxococcus virescens genome includes the window GGCGGTGTCCAAGCGGTGCAGCTCCGCGAGGAAGGGGAAGATGAGCCTGCCCCTCATCAGGCCGCTCCGGGCAAGGAAGGCTTCACGTAGGGCGAGAGCAAGAGGTCCACCTCCGGCTCTCCGGTGAGAGGCCGCACCGTGGGGCGGACACTGTCGAGGCGGTAGCTCTGCTCGCGCGTCCGCTCCTCCACCACCCGCCAGCGCGTGCGCTCCTCCAGGGAAGCCTCGTCCGCCAGCGGCGAGAGGCTTCGCAGGACGAGGAGCATGCAGGCCCGGCGGATGGCGGGCGGCGTGCACCCCTCTGACGTCCCGTCCGCCTCGGTGTAGCCCCACCGCGCGCCCACCATGACGTTGCCCTCGCCACGCGGGAAGACGCGCCCATGGCGGAAGGTGAGGCGGGGCCCGTCGAAGCCCGCGCCCACCGGGGCACCCACCACCACCAGGCGCTCCTTGGAGAAGGACACGTCCGCCCCGTACAGCGCCAAGCGGTAGAGGCGAATGGGCGGCACCGGCAGCCAGAGGGACGGAGTGCCGCGCCCGTCGAGGTGCAACGTCGCCGAGCGCGGCTCGAAGTACCACCCCGTCACCTTGTCGATGGTGCGGGTGGCCTCTTCCAGGAGGACGGCCAGGCGGGTGTCGCCCGCCATGGCCGGTGTGACGCCCTCGGCGCGCAGGTCGGCCACCGTGGCGTACACGTCAGTCCTTCTCCCGCTTGGCGCGGCGCGTGTCCTTCTCCTCGCTGGCCTTCGGCAAGTCCTCCGTCGTCAGCGTGCCGGCGGGCCGCGCCGCACTCAGCTTCAGCTCGTCGCTGGCGCTACGCTTCACCTTGGCCTCATCGGCCTCGGCCGCGTCGAGGGCCTTCGCCTCGGCGTCCGTACTCACGTCGAAGGCGAGCGGCGAGTAGGCGTCGCCGGGGAGTTGGTGCACGGTGCGCAGGTAGTCCGCCACCGGCTTCTCCACCCGGTACCACCCGCGCTCCTCCTGAAACTTGATGCCGGCATACGTGTAGCGCCGCAGCACGTGGCCGCGGCGCGCGTCGTAGGCCTTGAGTCGGACGAGATAGGTGTTGTCCATGGTGAGCCTCACAACTGCACGTTGATGGCCTTGGCCGTGCCGGACTCCTCGGCGAACTTCGCGTCGAAGCGCAGCGTGGCCACCACCTTCAGCGTGCCCTCGGAGATGTCCCGCGCAGACTCGATGCGAATCTGCCGCCAGATGCCGACGTGGATATTCTTGGGGTTGCAAAGCAACACCGCCGTGCGGTCATTCGTCGCGCCGAGGTTCTCCGGCCAGAGAGGAATCGGCCGCAACGGGACGCCCGAGTAGAGGACCGGCGCGTCGCCCTCGAGGAACTTGTCGCCGACAGCCGTGGCCCTCTCCGCCAGCGTGCTGCGGTAGTCCAGGTCCGCGTCTACGCTGGTAAGAGGAACCCCATGCTGCTCTTGTCGCGCAGGTGCTCCGAGGGCAGCGACTTGAGCAAGTCGCCCAGGACTTCCTTGGAGATGGGCGCGCCGGCCGCGTCCACGACGTTGCTGGTGGCCTGCTTCAACACGCCGTCCAGCGTGGCGAGGAAGGGGTCCGCCGAGGCAGTGTCCCCGTTGACGAGGATTTCCTCCATGTCGCGGGAGATGGCGTCCGCCATCATCTCCATGAGCGTCTGGCGCAGCTCGCCGCGCTCGATGGAGTCCTCCAGCACCTCGTCGGAGAGGCGCACCTCACCCTTGAAGAGCTTGGCGTCCAGCTCCACCTGGGAGAGGTCCGGCTTCACGCGCTGGGCGGCGGGGACGGCGGTGGCCTCCTGTCCCGGGCGGAGGATGCGGCTGCCGAACTTGAGCTTGGAGAACTGCTGCTTGGGGGCCGCCATCGGGACGACGGTGCACTGCTGCAGCAGGACGGACTGTTTAATCAGCAGGCGCATGAACTTCTGCGCCTGGGCGGGCTGGAGGATGCCGCCGCCGGCAGTGAGGTCGGCGAGGGCCAGGTCCGCCTTGGCCAAGAGGGTGCTGTTGTCGATACGACTCATGGGGATTCCTTGGGCGTTGAGGCTTCCTGGTGGCGGGTGGGGACGTCAGACGTCGTGGAAGGAGAGGGCCTTGTCGACGCTCTCCCGGTTGAGGGGCTTGTTGAGGTCGAGGGGCCAGCCGACGTCCTCGACGGTGGGCTTGGGCGGACGCTCCGCGGGGGCGCTGCTGTTGGGCAGGCCGTGCTGCTTCTCCACGCGGCCCAGGCGCTGGTGCTGCTCCTTCACGCTGCCCTCCAACGCGCGGACGGCGTCGGTGAGCTTCGTCAGGCCTTCCATGAGGCCGGAGGCGTCGGCGCCTGGCGTGGGCGCGGGCGGAGCCGGCTGAGCGGGAGGGGGCGCGGAGCTGGCAGTCTTCTCTCGCGCCTCGACGTCCTCCTCGTCTTCGTCCTCGTCCTCCAACGCGTCGGCCAGCGCGCGCAGGTGCTGGGCCACCTCCACCACGCGCACGCCGTCGATGCCGTCCGTGGAGGCCAATGCCTCGACGAGGGCCGTTACGGCTTCGAGTGCCTGCTGGGCTGAGGCGAGGAGGGCGTCATCGGCCTTGGAGGTGTCCGAGGCGGCGCTGGCGGCGCCCTCGGCTTGCGTGGCGTCCTGGGGCGCGTCGTGCATGTTGTCTCCGTCCCGCTTCACCAAGAGGAAGCGGTGCTTGTTGGCGGCCCTGTCCACGAGGGACACCTCCTCCACCACCATGTCGACGAGGCGGTGGACGGAAGCGGGGCCTTGGGTGGTGCTCGTCATGCGGCCTCCGGCTGGGAGTCAGCGGCAGGTGTGTCGGAAGGGGGCGGCTCGGTGGCGGGGGAGGCCTCAGGGAGACGGCGCGCGGTGCCGCCAATGCTGAAGCCCGTCAGCTGGCCGTCCTTCACGCGGCCCCAGAGCTCGTCTGAGAGGACACGCACGGCGAGCAGCCAGGTGCCCTTGCGCACCGGCACCTCGCCCAGGTTGAAGTCGACTGGGGCCAGGTAGCTCTCCAGCACCTTCACCTTCCCGTTGACGCGCATCTGGTGCATGAGCCCCAGGCCGCCGAACTCCTCCATGAAGCGGTGCGCGGCCTGGCGAATCTCCGCGGCGGAGTAGATGTCGCCCTGCGCGTCCACCGTCTCAGGCTCCAAGACGACACCCAGGACGTACCGCTCGTCGTCGGGCTCGACGCCCTTGAGGAGGGACGTCGTGGTGGCGAAGGGGGCGGTATCGGGCGACTCCTCCGGCTGCCAGTCGTCCACCGCGAAGTGGCCGTCACCCTCCAGCGCCTTCGCAGCGGGCTGGTAGTTGGAGACGAGGAGCTGCGTCAGCACGGAGGAGCCGCCAACGCCACGCATGGCGGCGATGGTGCGAGGCGTCCGAATGCGCTTCACGAGGAAGCCGGAGCCTTTCAGCATTCCGGGTAGCTTGCCCCGGATGCCATACGTCATGAGCCAGCGGCCCTTCAGCGACTTGAGGACGCCGTAGAAGCGCTCCTCGTCGAAGTCGCCCTCGCCGACGTCGACGTTGTAGCCAGGGTAGGGCGGGTCCAGGAAGAGGACGGTGTCCTTCCTGTCGTACTTGCGGACCACCTTCTCGTAGTCGCCGCTGTACACCTTCACGCGCTTGAGGCGCGGGGCGAACTGCTCGATGCGGGAGAGCGTCTTCGCTTGAGTGCCCGCGCCGTTGGGGCTGAAGCTGCGACCGCGCAGCTTCCCGTAAGAGAAGTGCGTCAGGTAGAGGAAGCGGTGCAGGCGCTCGACGTCACCCTTCGGCTTCGCGTCGAAGAGGCTCTTGAAGGTCTTTTCGTCGCCCACCCACGGCAGCTTTTTCAGCTTGGCCAGATTCGCGGGCGTCAGCTTCTGGATGAGCCGGTACGCGTCGGCGATTTCGGTGTCGGCGTCATTGATGGCTTCGACGTCCGAGGGCGTCTTCTCGAAGAGGACGGCAGCGCTGCCGGCGAAGGGCTCCACATACGTCTTGTGCGCGGGCAGCATGGCCACCAGGCGCTTCGCCAAGCGCTTCTTGCCCGCGGGGCTGCCCCAGATGGTTTTCTCCACAGGCTCGCCCTGGAGGGACTCCAGAACGTGTCGGGCCCGAGCGAGGGCCTTGGCGAGGGTGTCACCCATTGCAGAGGCCCTCTGGGTCGAAGCCCCACGTCAGCTCCCCGGAGGTGGGGAGATTGAGGTCGCGGGGCCAGACGACGGGCGTCGCCTCGGCCTTGGCCGTGGACGTCGACTCCGGCGTCGTCGTGCTGTCCTCCGGCGTCGGAGGTGAGGTGGGGGTAGGTGTCGAGGTTGCCTGCATCGCGTTTCGTCTCCGGAAGAGACAAAGGCCTGCGACGCGAAATCGGGGACATCACTAAGTGATGGCGAGCGTCGTGGTGCGGCAGAGGCCGTGGTACGGCGGGAAACCCACGCCCGCGTCCGCGAGCTGCCTGTCCGAAGCGAGGGCGCGGAACTCGCCGACGTCGTCGCGGGTGCCGGCGGCGGAGCGGAGCACCTCGGCCAGGCGCGTCTGTTGGCCGCCTCGGTTGACGTAGAGGAGGGCACGCCCGGTGTCCGCGTCGAGGCGCTCTCTCACCCAGGGCAGCTCCTGCTTCACATCCTCCGGGCGCTCAAGGGACTCCAGTCGTTCGAAGCGCTGGAGGGCCTCGCCTACGGAGAATGTCTTCCCGTGGAGGAAACGGCACACCTGGGTGGTGGCCTCGTCGAGGACCGCCTCGATGCGGTATCGGTGGATGCCGGCCTCTGCGTAGCTGCTCACCTGGGTGAAGGAGCGCCCCTGGGCGATGAAGTGGCTCGCCACCACCTCCCAATAGAAGGGGGCCCGCTCGATGAGCGCGCCGCGCGCGGCCCGCTCCAGGGATTCGGCGATGTCTCCTCTCCCCAGGCCCGCTTCAAGCCCCTCGGCCACGAAACGCCGGGCCTCCTGGCCGAAGGCGTCCAGCCGGCGCCCGTACTCGTCCCGGACGAAGTTGCCCTGGGTGCGGACGATGTGCTGGGCAATGCGCCTATCGACAGCGTTGAAGCGGGCGGCGAGGGCGAGGCCCTGCTCTCGCCGGGCGTGGCTACGGGTGGACGCCACCACCTCCTCGGCTGCGTCGCCGAGGGGGGCCTGGATGCGGGACGGGATGAGGGCCGTCTGCCGGCCGGCCGCCTCCAGGGCCTGGGCGACGAGGCGCCTGCGCTGAGCCGCCGTCGTCATCCTCCAGTCCACGTCGAGGACAGCCACCGCCTCCCGCATGGCGTCCACGTCGGCGCGCCCGACGGCGCGACGGAGGCGCGCGGCAAGCAGGGCTACGGCGCGGTCCATGCCCGCTGCGGTGCCGACGTCCAGGGCCTTGGCCACCGGCAGCCGCAGGACGTCTCCCAGGAGGGTGTCCGCCACCGCCCGCGCCTCGTGCAGGAGAAGGAGGCTGTCAGCGGGGGCCGTGCACACGGGGCACCTCCTGCGCCACCAACTCCACGGGACTGCGGCGCCTGGCGCGCACTTCGACTCCTGCCGGAGTGGGGGAGAAGACGACGTCGTGGCTGGCAGCGCACCTGTCACAGAGGGCGAAGACGAGGAGTCCGTTGCGCCAGAGCGTCGTCGTCTCCTCCAGGGGGCCGCGCCTTCGGCACATGCGGCACTCCAGGACACCTCGCTCGGCGTCGGCCTGGGCCTGGAGCACCCACGCGCGGTGGAACTGCTCGGGCGTCATGGGGCCCTCTCCGAGAACCAGGTGTCGAACTCCTCCCGGGGGACGGAGACAGACTCGGTGTCCATGTAGCGGCGCGCGAGCGCCAGGCGTCCTTGGGCGAGGCGCTCCTCCTCGGCCCGAAGCTCTTCGCGCAGCCCCAAGAGGCGCTTGGCCTCGCCCAGCAGCGAGCCCTTGTCCTTCTGAGGCGTCAAGTCGGTGGAGCCGGTTTGGATGCCCGCCAACGTGAGTGTGAGGGGGCGTCGGACCCAATCATCTGAAATCTTCCGGAATTCGCGGTGGAAGATGTCGCCGGCAAGGTGGCGGCCCTCCTCGGGTGTCAGTACGCCCACTCGGACCAGGCGCTCCACCATCTCCGTCATGCGCTCCGGGTCTCTCGTAGCCGTCGTCTGCGACCTGAACTTCCAGAAGCGCACGCCCATGTCGGCGAGCACCTTGCGGTTGAGGAGGAAGTCGAACTCGTCGCGCTCGGGCTGGAACACCTGGTCTTCAGCGAAGCGGAGCTGCGCCTCCGCCACCGAGCGGTTGAAGTCACGCCCGTCGCCGCGCAACAGCGGTGGCAGACGGAAGGCGCTGCCCACCTTGTCGATGTTGCGTTGGTCGTACTGCTGGAAGAGGGCGTCCTGCTGCTGGGCGTCCGTCAGGGGGCGCAGCTCAATCTTCGCGCGGCCTCCGTCGCCGGTGCCGGCGCCGTCCGCCTCAAGGATGAGGATTTTGTGGAAGTTGGCCTTCCCCTTGAGATTCTCCTCGATGAAGCGCTCGATGCGCGGCACTGAGGCGTCAGAGAGCCTTCCGCCCGAGACGAGCAGCGCCAGAGGGGGAACGCTCTTGTTGTTGAAGTAGAGGTAGTTGACCTCCTCCATTTGCCGGGAGCCGAGGACGGACAGCAGGGTGCCCACCCAGCGGGGAATGCCGTAGGGCGAGCGCGGCGAATGAATCGCGAAATGGATGAGCTCCGTGGCGGGCCCGTCCGAGGCGTCCGTGGCCTTGAGGGTGGCGACGTCCTGGAAGGTGCGGCCGGTGAGGCGGGAGATGACGCGCGAGTCCCCGAAGGACTTGAAGTACACCCGCTCGCTGCCCTGCACCTGGATGTAGCGGCGCAGGCGTCGACGGGTGGTGACGGTGTCGAAGCTGACGGCGGAGATGCGCACGCGCTCGCGCACCTCGACGGCCTCCTTGTCCAGGGGCAGGAGGCGCACCGTGTACGAGGGTACGTAGACGAAGCGGGCGATGTCGCCCTTGCCGTCGCGCAGCACCTCCCAGTAGGCGTTGCCCGTCACCTCGAGGTCGTGGCGGGTGCGTCGGCGCAGCTCGACGAAGCTGGAGTCGAAGCAACAGAAGTCGAAGAAGGACTCCAGGCGGGCCTTCTCCACCCGGGCCTGCTGACGCACCTCCTCCGCGTGAGCAGCGACTTCCTCATCCGTGGGGCGTAGGGACGTCCCCGGGGGCAGCGTGCCCGCATCATGGGCGGCGTCGCGCTCCAGGGCCATGGCGTCGGCCACCTTCTCCTGCGCCCCGTCGGCGTCGAAGTCGATGGCGGGCTCGAAGCGGTAGCCGAAGCCGTCGATGTTCGTCGCATAGGCATCGACATTCTGGCGAAGGGAATTGGAGTGCTCGACGAGGAGACAGAGGGCCTCCGGCTCATACGGAGGCTGCAGCGCACCCGCGTCGGAGAAGGCCAATGCCTCCTCGCCACCGGGGCGGCTGGCGGGCTCGTCGACGCGGGCGCCCACCACCACCGCCTTAAGGATGGCCTGGAGGCGCTCCTCGGCCTGGTGGACTTCAGCTGGCACCGTCACGGACGGTCCTCCACGTAAGCCAGGAGGCCCGTGGGGGTGTGAGAGACGGCGCGCACTCGCTGGCCGCGGGCCACAATCTCCACGCGGACTGCCTCCAGCAGTCCGTCGAGTGTGGAGGCCTCGACCGTGAAGCTCGGCCCAGGGTGTGGCGCGCCGCCCGAGCCAGAGGAGAGGACGAAGACTTTGACGTCACGCTGCACACGGGCCTCCCACGCGAAGTGGAGGCAAGGCGCGCGGTGGGAGGGGGGCCCTCGACGTGCGGGGGCGTTGGGGGGCGCGCGCCTCACCTCCAGCGAGGACAAAGGCCTCGAGCCCGATTTCGGGGACATCCGGTCGCGCGCTTTTCGGTCGGAAGTGAGTGACAGGCCGTGCCTCGCGAAACCAGGGTAGAGAGCTCACCAGGATTGGCGTCCGCCCCGGCTTCTGTCCCCGCAGGCATGGCGATGGTGCGCTGCGCGGTCACGAGCCACCGTGTCCGAGGGGCGGGTGGTGCACCGGTCGAACCACAAAAAGATGCAGCGACTGCCCGCCGGAGTTCGAGACCAGAGGCCTAGGGATTGTATGGGGGGCTGCCGCCGCCCTCATTGTCCCAGCCATCCTCCTGGTGTCCCGAGCTATGCCATTCTGCGGCGGGGGGCGCCTGGCGAGCGAGTGGACTCATGCTCCAGCATCCGAAGTCCAGCAACTGGAGGGTGCGGTCCTCAGCCTGGACGCGGTATGCAATCCACTGGTCGCCCAGGAATACCCGGTGCGTTCCTGGCGAGACGACCGCGAGTTCCTTCGCATGAGGGCGCTTCAGCTTGGGCGGGGACTGGGCTGAGTCTTCGGCCGCTGCAGCGAGCATGTCCAGCCGCTCCTGGATGGTTTGGCGCTCGGAGGGAGGAAGCTGCTCGTATGCCTCCGAGAGCTCAGGGACGATGGTGACGCGATAGGACATGTGAGATGCCTCGATGGGGGAATGGGCCTGCCATGCTTGCGTTTCGCCCGGGAGGTCCACGTGACTGAAGGGGGCAACTCAAAAGTAGTCATGGAGGAGTTCATTGCCGGCCGCAGCATCCCTTCATTTCCGATTTCCCCTAGGTGCCAACTTGGGCGGCCGCCCATGGCCTCGCCGAGCGAGGGCTTCGAATGAGGAATAAGTCAGGGGCTATCACTATCAAGTTGCCGACTTCGGCCCTTCGCTGACTGAGAGTTTCTACTCCAATCTGCATACCGTCGCTGCGCCCCGGCGTGTACTCTCTCTGGAGGGCGAGGGGCAATGCTCAGAACTTATCCGCAAGAACTCGGCGCAGAGGGCCGAGCCCGTTACAGTTAGAACTCCAAGATTGAGGAGGAGAGGTGCACAGCCACGAGAGGACACGCGGCGTGGTAGGGGATTGGTGAATTCACGCTCCCGGGCTCCTCGTGCCAACTGCCGAGAATGGTGGGGGCGCAGGGGGCGAGTGCTTTCTGCAAGCATTTGTGATACGTGGGTGCTTTTCCTCAAGCCCAGCCGTTTCAGGAGGGGCTCGCAGGCGGAAGGCTGGGAGTTGTCATGGGGAGTGGCTCATCCCCTCGGGTTGTGTTCCGTGCGAGCGCGGTGTGGACTCCAATGATAGAACCTGGCGAAGCTCGTCCACGGAGACTGACAACACCACGGTGTCGCTTATGGATTGGACGATACGTGTGGGCAGCTCGACCCGGCCGGCGTGGAAGAAATTCCAGAACGCACCAATCTGGTCGGCGGCTTCCGCGCGCAGCTTCACCTGAAGCTCCTCGACCTTCCAAGTCTCGGCGTCAATGGACAAGGCCTCCACGACCCCTATCTCTTGCCCCCCTGCGGCCACAACGGTACGGCCTGGGCGGATACGCTCCGAAAATCGCATATGCCAACTCCTTGCTACTTCATCAGGATGGCCATGCCAGCATGGAAATGCTGTGTTCCTCGCGATGCTTGGGCGGACGCTGGTCACGCTCGCCCGCTGCCTCAGGATGCGAGGGCGGGGCGTGCACTACCTGGATGAACTTCAAGCGGGCGAGCAGCCGCATGACCTGCCAGGTTGGATCCAGCTCGAAGCGCTTCGCGGCGAAGTCAGGGCTCGCCGGCCGGGCATGGTGGTTGTTCTGGAACAGCTCGCCCATGCACACCACGTCCAGGGGCAGCGTGTTGCGTGACTGGTCCCGGGTCGTGAAGTTGCGATAGCCGTACCGGTGTCCGCACCAGTTCACAATGGCGCCATGCACTGGCCCCATCACGAAGTGGGCGGGTAGTAGTGCCCAGTGCCATCGGCGCGTGGCGAAGCGCTTGTAGAAAAGGGTGTAGAGCGCACCGAATCCCAGGTGGGCGGTCCAGCTATTGAAGAAACGGTCCACGGTGGGCCATTCGGGGTAGCCACCGAGGAAGCGCGCCTCGGCCTGGATGCGGCCGGTGAGAAGGCCCCCGAAACGACGCGCAGTCTCCAGCATCATGCGCGGCAGGTGCTTGTGGTGCGCGGGCGAGTGCGGGTCGCGGACGGTGTCCGCATGGGCGTGGTGCTCGCGATGCAGGATGGCGTAGGCGCGTGGGTCGAGGTAGCTCGAACCTTGCACCAACGCGGCGCTCAGGTGCAGCATGCGTTCGGCGCGCGGAGTCATCGTGTACATGCGGTGCGCGGCGTAGCGATGCTGGAAGAGGCTCTGGAAGAGCACACTCAGCATCCAATGGGAGGCGAAGAAGAAGGGGACCATATTCGTACCAAACCCTGGCGTGTCACCCCTCAATCAGCTGATGCTTGATAACGGATGCAACACGCGGGCGGGCTACGGCTAGCAAGCCTGGTAGGCTGATATCCATGGCAGTCCCAGGCTGAACACGGGGGCATCCAGGGCGCAGATGGCGAGCCTGAACATTGCGGGGTGCGCGGACGGAGATTGGATGGTGAGGAAAGGGCTGCTGTTCAGCCAATCACCCTCACTCCAATCTCCGTGCCACCCCGGCGCTCGGGCGCACGCTCTCGCTGGCATGCAAGGGCT containing:
- a CDS encoding phage major capsid protein translates to MSRIDNSTLLAKADLALADLTAGGGILQPAQAQKFMRLLIKQSVLLQQCTVVPMAAPKQQFSKLKFGSRILRPGQEATAVPAAQRVKPDLSQVELDAKLFKGEVRLSDEVLEDSIERGELRQTLMEMMADAISRDMEEILVNGDTASADPFLATLDGVLKQATSNVVDAAGAPISKEVLGDLLKSLPSEHLRDKSSMGFLLPA
- a CDS encoding XkdF-like putative serine protease domain-containing protein, translating into MGDTLAKALARARHVLESLQGEPVEKTIWGSPAGKKRLAKRLVAMLPAHKTYVEPFAGSAAVLFEKTPSDVEAINDADTEIADAYRLIQKLTPANLAKLKKLPWVGDEKTFKSLFDAKPKGDVERLHRFLYLTHFSYGKLRGRSFSPNGAGTQAKTLSRIEQFAPRLKRVKVYSGDYEKVVRKYDRKDTVLFLDPPYPGYNVDVGEGDFDEERFYGVLKSLKGRWLMTYGIRGKLPGMLKGSGFLVKRIRTPRTIAAMRGVGGSSVLTQLLVSNYQPAAKALEGDGHFAVDDWQPEESPDTAPFATTTSLLKGVEPDDERYVLGVVLEPETVDAQGDIYSAAEIRQAAHRFMEEFGGLGLMHQMRVNGKVKVLESYLAPVDFNLGEVPVRKGTWLLAVRVLSDELWGRVKDGQLTGFSIGGTARRLPEASPATEPPPSDTPAADSQPEAA
- a CDS encoding head morphogenesis protein → MCTAPADSLLLLHEARAVADTLLGDVLRLPVAKALDVGTAAGMDRAVALLAARLRRAVGRADVDAMREAVAVLDVDWRMTTAAQRRRLVAQALEAAGRQTALIPSRIQAPLGDAAEEVVASTRSHARREQGLALAARFNAVDRRIAQHIVRTQGNFVRDEYGRRLDAFGQEARRFVAEGLEAGLGRGDIAESLERAARGALIERAPFYWEVVASHFIAQGRSFTQVSSYAEAGIHRYRIEAVLDEATTQVCRFLHGKTFSVGEALQRFERLESLERPEDVKQELPWVRERLDADTGRALLYVNRGGQQTRLAEVLRSAAGTRDDVGEFRALASDRQLADAGVGFPPYHGLCRTTTLAIT
- a CDS encoding phage portal protein, which produces MTVPAEVHQAEERLQAILKAVVVGARVDEPASRPGGEEALAFSDAGALQPPYEPEALCLLVEHSNSLRQNVDAYATNIDGFGYRFEPAIDFDADGAQEKVADAMALERDAAHDAGTLPPGTSLRPTDEEVAAHAEEVRQQARVEKARLESFFDFCCFDSSFVELRRRTRHDLEVTGNAYWEVLRDGKGDIARFVYVPSYTVRLLPLDKEAVEVRERVRISAVSFDTVTTRRRLRRYIQVQGSERVYFKSFGDSRVISRLTGRTFQDVATLKATDASDGPATELIHFAIHSPRSPYGIPRWVGTLLSVLGSRQMEEVNYLYFNNKSVPPLALLVSGGRLSDASVPRIERFIEENLKGKANFHKILILEADGAGTGDGGRAKIELRPLTDAQQQDALFQQYDQRNIDKVGSAFRLPPLLRGDGRDFNRSVAEAQLRFAEDQVFQPERDEFDFLLNRKVLADMGVRFWKFRSQTTATRDPERMTEMVERLVRVGVLTPEEGRHLAGDIFHREFRKISDDWVRRPLTLTLAGIQTGSTDLTPQKDKGSLLGEAKRLLGLREELRAEEERLAQGRLALARRYMDTESVSVPREEFDTWFSERAP
- a CDS encoding type II toxin-antitoxin system RelE family toxin; this encodes MSYRVTIVPELSEAYEQLPPSERQTIQERLDMLAAAAEDSAQSPPKLKRPHAKELAVVSPGTHRVFLGDQWIAYRVQAEDRTLQLLDFGCWSMSPLARQAPPAAEWHSSGHQEDGWDNEGGGSPPYNP
- a CDS encoding PRC-barrel domain containing protein, whose product is MEALSIDAETWKVEELQVKLRAEAADQIGAFWNFFHAGRVELPTRIVQSISDTVVLSVSVDELRQVLSLESTPRSHGTQPEGMSHSP
- a CDS encoding acyl-CoA desaturase → MVPFFFASHWMLSVLFQSLFQHRYAAHRMYTMTPRAERMLHLSAALVQGSSYLDPRAYAILHREHHAHADTVRDPHSPAHHKHLPRMMLETARRFGGLLTGRIQAEARFLGGYPEWPTVDRFFNSWTAHLGFGALYTLFYKRFATRRWHWALLPAHFVMGPVHGAIVNWCGHRYGYRNFTTRDQSRNTLPLDVVCMGELFQNNHHARPASPDFAAKRFELDPTWQVMRLLARLKFIQVVHAPPSHPEAAGERDQRPPKHREEHSISMLAWPS